A genomic region of Trifolium pratense cultivar HEN17-A07 linkage group LG3, ARS_RC_1.1, whole genome shotgun sequence contains the following coding sequences:
- the LOC123914841 gene encoding uncharacterized protein LOC123914841 → MGESIPVIRVRNNNHIVTYIKSEHTRGESDLEYYERRYYKRLKDDYYEFKISDSTYRCPFCYNKDYSLSDLLRHAYRMTAFRIFNNANNNNHANNFHLRHIATETLDDNQPSLPEKLDDPAYKSKPKETEVVIEQDASVEVDESKDEKEEIDEHDDSEKEDQTDVESKMIETTINEEGVLNLELEGSFNENNNGMDCDIQIEAMPEIDEETKEKECRVTNLSSSVAQYDATLRITQTKKLMNFYRCSHVMHISSTALVELLDGLTSYYLKLEEKNQAFKEENSRYEARLNEEQKVAIKQTRKNLIIKAEPILSFYYDKRMSQYQDENSGSTMGESIPVIRVRNNNHIVTYIKSEHTRGESDLEYYERRYYKRLKDDYYEFKISDSTYRCPFCYNKDYSLSDLLRHAYRMTAFRIFNNANNNNHANNFHLRHIATETLDDNQPSLPEKLDDPAYKSKSKETEVVIEQDASVEVDESKDEKEEIDEHDDSEKEDQTDVESKMIETTINEEGVLNLELEGSFNENNNGMDCDIQIEAMPEIDEETKEKECRVTNLSSSAAQYDATLRITQTKKLMNFYRCSHVMHISSTALVELLDGLTSYYLKLEEKNQAFKEENSR, encoded by the exons ATGGGAGAATCAATTCCGGTTATTAGGGTTCGCAATAACAACCATATTGTTACGTACATAAAATCAGAACATACTCGTGGTGAATCTGATTTGGAATACTATGAGCGTCGATATTACAAAAGGTTGAAGGATGATTACTACGAGTTTAAAATCTCTGATTCGACATATCGTTGTCCGTTTTGTTACAACAAAGATTACTCGTTGTCCGACCTTTTGAGGCATGCTTACAGAATGACAG CATTTAGAATCTTCAATAATGCCAATAACAACAATCATGCCAATAATTTTCATCTACGCCACATAGCTACTGAAACCCTAGATGATAACCAACCATCTCTTCCCGAGAAACTTGACGATCCTGCTTATAAATCCAAACCGAAAGAAACCGAAGTAGTTATTGAACAAGATGCTTCGGTTGAAGTTGATGAATCGAAAGATGAGAAGGAAGAGATCGATGAACATGATGATTCAGAGAAAGAGGATCAAACGGATGTGGAGTCTAAAATGATAGAAACTACAATCAATGAGGAAGGAGTGCTCAATCTAGAATTGGAGGGTAGTTTCAACGAGAACAACAATGGCATGGATTGCGACATCCAAATAGAGGCGATGCCAGAAATTGATGAAGAAACAAAGGAGAAAGAATGTCGTGTAACAAATTTATCGTCGTCGGTAGCGCAATATGATGCGACCTTAAGGATAACACAAACAAAGAAACTTATGAACTTTTATCGGTGTTCTCATGTTATGCATATAAGCTCTACCGCCCTTGTGGAGTTATTAGATGGATTAACAAGCTATTATCTCAAGTTAGAGGagaaaaatcaagcttttaaagaagaaaatagTCGGTATGAGGCAAGACTAAATGAAGAGCAAAAAGTAGCAATCAAGCAAACGAGAAAGAATTTGATAATTAAAGCAGAACCGATACTAAGTTTCTACTATGATAAACGCATGAGTCAAtatcaagatgagaactcggggtcga CCATGGGAGAATCAATTCCGGTTATTAGGGTTCGCAATAACAACCATATTGTTACGTACATAAAATCAGAACATACTCGTGGTGAATCTGATTTGGAATACTATGAGCGTCGATATTACAAAAGGTTGAAGGATGATTACTACGAGTTTAAAATCTCTGATTCGACATATCGTTGTCCGTTTTGTTACAACAAAGATTACTCGTTGTCCGACCTTTTGAGGCATGCTTACAGAATGACAG CATTTAGAATCTTCAATAATGCCAATAACAACAATCATGCCAATAATTTTCATCTACGCCACATAGCTACTGAAACCCTAGATGATAACCAACCATCTCTTCCCGAGAAACTTGACGATCCTGCTTATAAATCCAAATCGAAAGAAACCGAAGTAGTTATTGAACAAGATGCTTCGGTTGAAGTTGATGAATCGAAAGATGAGAAGGAAGAGATCGATGAACATGATGATTCAGAGAAAGAGGATCAAACGGATGTGGAGTCTAAAATGATAGAAACTACAATCAATGAGGAAGGAGTGCTCAATCTAGAATTGGAGGGTAGTTTCAACGAGAACAACAATGGCATGGATTGCGACATCCAAATAGAGGCGATGCCAGAAATTGATGAAGAAACAAAGGAGAAAGAATGTCGTGTAACAAATTTATCGTCGTCGGCAGCGCAATATGATGCGACCTTAAGGATAACACAAACAAAGAAACTTATGAACTTTTATCGGTGTTCTCATGTTATGCATATAAGCTCTACCGCCCTTGTGGAGTTATTAGATGGATTAACAAGCTATTATCTCAAGTTAGAGGagaaaaatcaagcttttaaagaagaaaatagTCGGTAA
- the LOC123917640 gene encoding probable protein S-acyltransferase 19 isoform X2, with protein MVRKHGWQLPAHTFQVVAITVFCLLVIAFYAFLAPFVGGHILEYIFIGVYSPVALIVFILYVRCTAINPADPGIMSKFDPRVVNRFDSAHGLLGKHQSSERDVAAGGHSSPSSAASKRSITNMSKKSSVEDPERVQDSRYQNNPNSCDAIGRIFCILFSHEDCRKQEETADEQGGGEDALFCTLCNSEVRKFSKHCRSCDKCVDGFDHHCRWLNNCVGQKNYHSFISLMAFSLTWLVIEAGVGIAVLVRFFVNKRGMESEIIDRLGNGFSRPPFAAVVVVCTAVSVLACVPLGELFFFHMILIRKGITTYEYVVAMRAMSEAPAGASLDGDLQNALYSPTGSATTGLSGGSSLGLQYKGAWCTPPRVFVDYQDEVVPHLDPGMLPSTVDPDAAGFAERGQKMPKRAVRISAWKLAKLDSQEAVKAAAKARASSSVLRPVDSHRPLDAELSSSGNMSIRSSMSAETGINKEIKNELRLSPVRNLIAPSQGSRDEYETGTQSMSSFSSPSHVQEAVTLSPLPQGRTLGGFRAGTSVPSLVPERPLTSKATLPNFRNPVSNPPLGFDGTTIPKGTNNEPLLLSASSTSILRDVKRTSVVWDQEAGRYVSVPSLPSEARNRSSLQVELPNSIAETSGIGRKPMIPPKPAILPQELSSSAPKSPRQHAQNLMYTGESIFFGGPFLSVAAKEGLRNERHLGSVEARDSTAVNLPQEPRYRRDTHSNQLPVFVPGGFDNALQPRSGMN; from the exons ATGGTCAGAAAACATGGCTGGCAATTACCAGCGCACACTTTTCAG gtTGTTGCAATCACTGTATTCTGCTTGTTGGTGATTGCTTTCTATGCTTTCCTTGCTCCGTTTGTTGGAGGTCATATATTGGAATACATCTTCATTGGTGTCTACTCTCCGGTG GCACTCATTGTTTTCATTCTTTATGTTAGATGCACTGCAATTAACCCTGCAGATCCAGGCATTATGTCTAAATTTGACCCTAGAGTGGTAAATAGGTTTGACTCTGCCCATGGTTTGTTGGGTAAGCATCAATCATCTGAACGTGATGTTGCTGCAGGAGGGCATTCTTCCCCGTCATCCGCAGCTTCCAAAAGGTCTATAACAAATATGAGCAAGAAAAGTTCAGTGGAAGATCCTGAGCGAGTACAGGATTCTAGATATCAGAATAACCCAAACTCATGTGATGCAATTGGGAGAATTTTCTGcatattattttctcatgaagatTGCCGGAAACAAGAAGAAACAGCTGATGAGCAGGGTGGCGGGGAAGATGCTCTGTTCTGCACTTTGTGCAATTCTGAG GTGCGCAAGTTCAGTAAACATTGTAGAAGTTGTGATAAATGTGTTGATGGCTTCGATCACCATTGTCGG TGGCTCAACAACTGTGTGGGTCAGAAAAATTAccattcttttatttctcttaTGGCCTTCAGTCTTACATGG CTTGTTATTGAAGCTGGAGTAGGTATTGCTGTTTTAGTGCGTTTCTTCGTTAACAAGAGAGGAATGGAATCTGAAATCATTGATAGACTTGGAAATGGATTCTCTCGTCCCCCGTTTGCTGCAGTTGTG GTTGTATGTACTGCAGTTTCTGTCTTGGCTTGTGTCCCCTTGGGTGAGCTTTTCTTTTTCCACATGATCCTAATCAGGAAG GGTATTACAACCTATGAATATGTTGTAGCAATGAGAGCCATGAGTGAAGCACCTGCAGGGGCATCTTTGGATGGGGATTTGCAAAATGCACTTTACTCTCCAACAGGCTCAGCCACAACTGGATTGAGTGGAGGAAGTTCTCTTGGGTTGCAGTACAAAGGGGCATGGTGTACCCCTCCTAGGGTATTCGTGGATTATCAG GATGAAGTTGTGCCTCACTTGGATCCTGGAATGCTGCCATCAACTGTTGATCCAGATGCAGCCGGGTTTGCAGAAAGAGGGCAAAAGATGCCAAAAAGGGCTGTTCGTATTAGTGCTTGGAAGCTTGCTAAGTTGGATTCTCAAGAAGCAGTGAAAGCAGCTGCAAAAGCCAGGGCATCTTCTTCTGTTCTGCGACCTGTAGATAGCCACCGTCCACTTGATGCAGAATTAAGTTCTAGTGGCAACATGAGCATCAGAAGTAGTATGAGCGCAGAGACTGGAATTAATAAGGAAATTAAAAATGAGTTGAGATTGTCTCCAGTAAGGAATTTGATTGCTCCTAGTCAAGGAAGCCGTGACGAGTATGAAACTGGAACTCAAAGTATGAGTAGTTTCAGTAGTCCAAGCCATGTTCAAGAGGCAGTTACACTCAGCCCTCTTCCACAGGGCCGCACTTTGGGTGGCTTCAGGGCTGGTACTTCAGTTCCTAGTTTGGTGCCTGAGCGTCCTTTAACTTCTAAAGCAACATTGCCGAACTTCAGGAACCCGGTATCCAATCCTCCTCTTGGATTTGATGGAACAACGATTCCAAAGGGAACAAATAATGAGCCGTTACTGCTTTCAGCTTCCAGTACGTCCATTCTAAGAGATGTGAAACGGACATCAGTTGTTTGGGATCAAGAAGCCGGCAGATATGTCTCGGTTCCTTCTTTACCTTCAGAAGCTCGAAATAGATCATCCCTGCAAGTAGAATTGCCAAATTCAATTGCTGAAACAAGCGGTATTGGAAGGAAACCAATGATACCTCCAAAACCAGCAATACTTCCACAGGAGTTGTCGTCATCTGCGCCCAAGTCTCCAAGGCAACATGCACAGAATCTGATGTATACAGGAGAGTCTATCTTTTTTGGTGGTCCATTTTTGAGTGTGGCTGCTAAGGAAGGTTTGAGAAACGAAAGACATTTGGGATCAGTGGAGGCCCGTGATAGCACAGCAGTAAACTTGCCCCAAGAGCCAAGATATAGAAGAGATACACATTCAAATCAGCTTCCAGTGTTTGTTCCTGGTGGTTTTGATAATGCTCTTCAACCTCGGTCCGGCATGAATTAG
- the LOC123917640 gene encoding probable protein S-acyltransferase 19 isoform X1 has protein sequence MVRKHGWQLPAHTFQVVAITVFCLLVIAFYAFLAPFVGGHILEYIFIGVYSPVVCKLPFYNPTTFRMYYLLTYKRYGLCCLFLVALQALIVFILYVRCTAINPADPGIMSKFDPRVVNRFDSAHGLLGKHQSSERDVAAGGHSSPSSAASKRSITNMSKKSSVEDPERVQDSRYQNNPNSCDAIGRIFCILFSHEDCRKQEETADEQGGGEDALFCTLCNSEVRKFSKHCRSCDKCVDGFDHHCRWLNNCVGQKNYHSFISLMAFSLTWLVIEAGVGIAVLVRFFVNKRGMESEIIDRLGNGFSRPPFAAVVVVCTAVSVLACVPLGELFFFHMILIRKGITTYEYVVAMRAMSEAPAGASLDGDLQNALYSPTGSATTGLSGGSSLGLQYKGAWCTPPRVFVDYQDEVVPHLDPGMLPSTVDPDAAGFAERGQKMPKRAVRISAWKLAKLDSQEAVKAAAKARASSSVLRPVDSHRPLDAELSSSGNMSIRSSMSAETGINKEIKNELRLSPVRNLIAPSQGSRDEYETGTQSMSSFSSPSHVQEAVTLSPLPQGRTLGGFRAGTSVPSLVPERPLTSKATLPNFRNPVSNPPLGFDGTTIPKGTNNEPLLLSASSTSILRDVKRTSVVWDQEAGRYVSVPSLPSEARNRSSLQVELPNSIAETSGIGRKPMIPPKPAILPQELSSSAPKSPRQHAQNLMYTGESIFFGGPFLSVAAKEGLRNERHLGSVEARDSTAVNLPQEPRYRRDTHSNQLPVFVPGGFDNALQPRSGMN, from the exons ATGGTCAGAAAACATGGCTGGCAATTACCAGCGCACACTTTTCAG gtTGTTGCAATCACTGTATTCTGCTTGTTGGTGATTGCTTTCTATGCTTTCCTTGCTCCGTTTGTTGGAGGTCATATATTGGAATACATCTTCATTGGTGTCTACTCTCCGGTGGTATGCAAATTACCTTTTTATAATCCCACCACATTTCGTATGTATTATTTACTTACCTACAAGAGGTATGGCTTATGTTGTCTCTTTCTTGTGGCATTGCAGGCACTCATTGTTTTCATTCTTTATGTTAGATGCACTGCAATTAACCCTGCAGATCCAGGCATTATGTCTAAATTTGACCCTAGAGTGGTAAATAGGTTTGACTCTGCCCATGGTTTGTTGGGTAAGCATCAATCATCTGAACGTGATGTTGCTGCAGGAGGGCATTCTTCCCCGTCATCCGCAGCTTCCAAAAGGTCTATAACAAATATGAGCAAGAAAAGTTCAGTGGAAGATCCTGAGCGAGTACAGGATTCTAGATATCAGAATAACCCAAACTCATGTGATGCAATTGGGAGAATTTTCTGcatattattttctcatgaagatTGCCGGAAACAAGAAGAAACAGCTGATGAGCAGGGTGGCGGGGAAGATGCTCTGTTCTGCACTTTGTGCAATTCTGAG GTGCGCAAGTTCAGTAAACATTGTAGAAGTTGTGATAAATGTGTTGATGGCTTCGATCACCATTGTCGG TGGCTCAACAACTGTGTGGGTCAGAAAAATTAccattcttttatttctcttaTGGCCTTCAGTCTTACATGG CTTGTTATTGAAGCTGGAGTAGGTATTGCTGTTTTAGTGCGTTTCTTCGTTAACAAGAGAGGAATGGAATCTGAAATCATTGATAGACTTGGAAATGGATTCTCTCGTCCCCCGTTTGCTGCAGTTGTG GTTGTATGTACTGCAGTTTCTGTCTTGGCTTGTGTCCCCTTGGGTGAGCTTTTCTTTTTCCACATGATCCTAATCAGGAAG GGTATTACAACCTATGAATATGTTGTAGCAATGAGAGCCATGAGTGAAGCACCTGCAGGGGCATCTTTGGATGGGGATTTGCAAAATGCACTTTACTCTCCAACAGGCTCAGCCACAACTGGATTGAGTGGAGGAAGTTCTCTTGGGTTGCAGTACAAAGGGGCATGGTGTACCCCTCCTAGGGTATTCGTGGATTATCAG GATGAAGTTGTGCCTCACTTGGATCCTGGAATGCTGCCATCAACTGTTGATCCAGATGCAGCCGGGTTTGCAGAAAGAGGGCAAAAGATGCCAAAAAGGGCTGTTCGTATTAGTGCTTGGAAGCTTGCTAAGTTGGATTCTCAAGAAGCAGTGAAAGCAGCTGCAAAAGCCAGGGCATCTTCTTCTGTTCTGCGACCTGTAGATAGCCACCGTCCACTTGATGCAGAATTAAGTTCTAGTGGCAACATGAGCATCAGAAGTAGTATGAGCGCAGAGACTGGAATTAATAAGGAAATTAAAAATGAGTTGAGATTGTCTCCAGTAAGGAATTTGATTGCTCCTAGTCAAGGAAGCCGTGACGAGTATGAAACTGGAACTCAAAGTATGAGTAGTTTCAGTAGTCCAAGCCATGTTCAAGAGGCAGTTACACTCAGCCCTCTTCCACAGGGCCGCACTTTGGGTGGCTTCAGGGCTGGTACTTCAGTTCCTAGTTTGGTGCCTGAGCGTCCTTTAACTTCTAAAGCAACATTGCCGAACTTCAGGAACCCGGTATCCAATCCTCCTCTTGGATTTGATGGAACAACGATTCCAAAGGGAACAAATAATGAGCCGTTACTGCTTTCAGCTTCCAGTACGTCCATTCTAAGAGATGTGAAACGGACATCAGTTGTTTGGGATCAAGAAGCCGGCAGATATGTCTCGGTTCCTTCTTTACCTTCAGAAGCTCGAAATAGATCATCCCTGCAAGTAGAATTGCCAAATTCAATTGCTGAAACAAGCGGTATTGGAAGGAAACCAATGATACCTCCAAAACCAGCAATACTTCCACAGGAGTTGTCGTCATCTGCGCCCAAGTCTCCAAGGCAACATGCACAGAATCTGATGTATACAGGAGAGTCTATCTTTTTTGGTGGTCCATTTTTGAGTGTGGCTGCTAAGGAAGGTTTGAGAAACGAAAGACATTTGGGATCAGTGGAGGCCCGTGATAGCACAGCAGTAAACTTGCCCCAAGAGCCAAGATATAGAAGAGATACACATTCAAATCAGCTTCCAGTGTTTGTTCCTGGTGGTTTTGATAATGCTCTTCAACCTCGGTCCGGCATGAATTAG
- the LOC123914842 gene encoding uncharacterized protein LOC123914842, producing the protein MPKKTQSTSRAPSASKQTGKKSKSTPRVVHKMRELYLDNPAIPNVNVDAEASESSEKNLSLELNLPETLGSENPRSAELGKTSLETPDAAIDDIGATSKANPESEMIFGEKIVPDQDAANDATSSAAHVDVSASVVPDSPNSPVVPDNEKGTETTIPGDVTTQDKGETANMPDTSEANVIDVESLKFKSTPRAGITRRLRSSTGKGIATSSEATKATFRPKKQWSKVTVASESKKKTVKRKTISSSDSDYEEDQDAEASPQKSAKKRRMASNVPSVPIDNVSFHCVENVDRWKFVVKRRMAIERNLNEEFLKCQDIMSLIEEAGLIKTVSELGKCYEKLTREFLVNIPADCDNPLSLEYLKVYVRGRCVDFSPAIINQHLGRCDVPALELEMSMNEVCKTITGDKVRMWPRAGKLSAAKLTTKYALLNKIGAANWVPTTHSNSVATGLAKLIYAIGTSTVFDYGTYIFNATILHGSSTAIKMPIAFPTLICDIILSQHPDICTKSDVPVPRPSALTMDFRLLEGKHAADIVVASLKKPAAGMTKRQMIANLREVSKMLGEKKELVDGVIQALELEQSQANEDGVGPSHGASHDDDLAGGDTVEEEMASDESPSI; encoded by the coding sequence ATGCCAAAGAAAACTCAATCCACTTCGCGTGCGCCATCTGCTTCGAAACAAACGGGTAAGAAATCAAAATCCACTCCTAGAGTTGTTCATAAGATGCGTGAACTGTACCTTGACAATCCTGCTATTCCAAATGTTAATGTTGATGCTGAAGCATCTGAATCTAGTGAGAAGAATTTAAGTTTGGAACTGAATTTACCTGAAACCCTAGGATCAGAAAACCCTAGGTCTGCTGAATTGGGGAAAACCTCTTTGGAAACCCCTGATGCTGCTATTGATGATATTGGCGCTACCTCTAAGGCCAATCCTGAGTCTGAGATgatttttggtgagaaaatagTTCCAGACCAAGATGCTGCAAATGATGCTACATCATCTGCAGCACATGTTGATGTTAGTGCTTCTGTAGTCCCTGATTCACCAAACTCTCCTGTGGTTCCTGATAATGAGAAAGGTACTGAAACCACCATCCCTGGTGATGTCACTACTCAGGATAAGGGTGAAACTGCAAATATGCCTGATACAAGTGAGGCAAATGTAATTGATGTTGAAAGCCTCAAATTCAAGAGTACTCCTAGGGCTGGTATAACTAGGAGGCTGAGAAGTAGTACTGGAAAGGGTATAGCAACTTCCTCTGAAGCCACCAAAGCTACATTTAGGCCTAAGAAACAGTGGAGCAAGGTCACTGTAGCCTCTGAAAGTAAGAAGAAGACTGTGAAGAGGAAGACTATTTCCTCTAGTGACTCTGACTATGAGGAAGACCAGGATGCTGAAGCATCTCCTCAAAAATCTGCCAAGAAAAGAAGAATGGCTTCTAATGTACCATCTGTACCAATTGATAATGTCTCCTTTCACTGCGTTGAGaatgttgacaggtggaaatttgtgGTCAAAAGGAGAATGGCCATAGAAAGGAACCTTAATGAAGAATTCTTGAAATGTCAAGATATTATGAGTCTGATAGAGGAAGCAGGGCTGATAAAGACTGTGTCTGAGTTGGGAAAATGCTATGAGAAATTGACCAGAGAGTTCTTAGTGAACATCCCAGCTGATTGTGATAACCCCTTAAGTCTTGAATACTTGAAGGTGTATGTGAGGGGAAGATGTGTAGATTTTTCACCAGCCATCATCAACCAACATCTGGGTAGATGTGATGTTCCTGCACTTGAGTTGGAGATGTCTATGAATGAAGTGTGCAAGACAATAACTGGTGACAAGGTGAGAATGTGGCCAAGAGCTGGAAAATTGTCTGCTGCAAAATTAACTACGAAGTATGCTCTTTTGAACAAAATTGGTGCAGCCAACTGGGTTCCCACTACACACTCCAATAGTGTAGCTACAGGTTTGGCCAAACTCATCTATGCCATAGGTACTAGTACTGTTTTTGATTATGGCACTTATATCTTTAATGCAACAATTCTCCATGGCTCTTCTACTGCTATAAAGATGCCAATAGCCTTTCCCACCTTGATATGTGATATTATTTTGTCCCAACATCCTGATATCTGCACTAAGTCTGATGTGCCTGTCCCTAGACCTTCAGCCTTGACAATGGATTTTAGATTGCTGGAAGGTAAACATGCTGCAGACATTGTTGTAGCATCTTTGAAGAAACCAGCTGCAGGCATGACCAAAAGACAGATGATTGCTAATCTCAGGGAGGTTAGTAAAATGCTGGGTGAGAAGAAGGAGCTGGTAGATGGTGTAATCCAAGCCTTGGAGCTTGAGCAGTCACAAGCAAATGAAGATGGAGTAGGTCCTTCCCATGGTGCTTcccatgatgatgatcttgcAGGTGGTGACACTGTAGAAGAGGAGATGGCCTCTGATGAAAGTCCTTCCATATGA